The proteins below come from a single Mycolicibacterium sp. TY81 genomic window:
- a CDS encoding histidine phosphatase family protein, which yields MSGRLVLVRHGQSEANVAKRLDTRPPGAALTQLGRQQARDFGIDWAHPVGLVVHSVAARAQQTAAEIADGLGLDPVEAHGIHEVQVGDLEDRSDAAAIEQFDAIYEDWQRGKLDVAMPGGETGREVLDRYVPVLTNLRVRSLDDHDWVGDIVVVSHGAAIRLVAAHLAGVDADFALEHHLLNAECVVLSPITDGRWSCVQWGAKTPPFYPGHDPEAPPAPDPMA from the coding sequence ATGAGTGGCCGTTTGGTTCTGGTGCGGCACGGGCAGTCGGAGGCGAACGTCGCCAAGCGGCTGGACACCCGGCCGCCGGGAGCGGCGCTGACCCAACTCGGCCGGCAGCAGGCTCGCGATTTCGGGATCGACTGGGCGCACCCCGTCGGCCTCGTCGTGCATTCGGTCGCGGCTCGCGCCCAGCAGACCGCCGCCGAGATCGCAGACGGGCTGGGCCTCGATCCGGTCGAGGCGCACGGGATCCACGAGGTGCAGGTCGGTGATCTGGAAGACCGCAGTGACGCGGCCGCCATCGAGCAGTTCGACGCCATCTACGAGGACTGGCAGCGCGGCAAGCTGGATGTCGCCATGCCGGGTGGCGAGACCGGCCGCGAGGTGCTGGATCGGTACGTGCCGGTGCTGACGAACCTGCGCGTGCGCAGCCTCGACGATCACGACTGGGTCGGGGACATCGTGGTGGTGAGCCATGGTGCCGCGATCCGGCTGGTGGCCGCCCACTTGGCCGGTGTGGACGCCGATTTCGCGTTGGAGCATCACCTGCTCAACGCCGAATGCGTGGTGCTCAGCCCGATCACCGACGGCCGGTGGAGCTGCGTGCAGTGGGGTGCGAAGACGCCGCCGTTCTACCCGGGGCACGACCCCGAAGCGCCGCCGGCGCCCGACCCGATGGCCTGA
- the pheA gene encoding prephenate dehydratase: MARIAYLGPQGTFTEAAMLQLVAGDPDFEPVACDSSSAAVEAVRAGDADYACVPIENSIEGSVLPTMDSLSSGSGVQIFAEHTLDVAFSIVVRPGVTAAAVSTIAAFPVAAAQVRRWLADRLPHATLVPAISNAGAAQQVSEGLVDAGVSTALAAARWELDSLADGVVDEPNARTRFVLVGRPGPPPPRTGADRTSVVLRLRNEPGALVSAMTEFSIRDIDLTRIESRPTRTELGTYIFFLDCVGHIDDAPVAEALKALHRRVADVRYLGSWPTGVAAGAAPPVTDEAAQWLAGLREGQRG, translated from the coding sequence GTGGCACGCATCGCCTATCTCGGGCCGCAAGGCACCTTCACTGAAGCGGCCATGTTGCAGTTGGTCGCCGGCGACCCGGATTTCGAACCGGTCGCCTGTGACAGCTCGAGCGCGGCCGTGGAGGCCGTCCGGGCGGGGGACGCCGACTACGCGTGCGTGCCGATCGAGAACTCCATCGAGGGCTCGGTGCTGCCGACCATGGACAGCCTGTCGTCGGGCAGCGGAGTGCAGATTTTCGCCGAGCACACGCTCGACGTCGCGTTCAGCATCGTCGTCCGGCCGGGGGTCACCGCCGCTGCGGTGTCGACCATCGCGGCGTTCCCGGTGGCCGCGGCCCAGGTGCGCCGCTGGCTGGCAGACCGGCTGCCGCACGCCACCCTGGTGCCCGCGATCTCCAATGCCGGTGCGGCGCAGCAGGTTTCCGAAGGTCTGGTGGACGCCGGTGTCAGTACCGCGCTCGCGGCCGCGCGGTGGGAACTGGACTCGCTGGCCGACGGTGTGGTCGACGAGCCCAACGCCAGAACGCGCTTCGTGCTCGTCGGCCGTCCGGGTCCGCCGCCGCCGCGCACCGGCGCCGACCGGACATCCGTCGTGCTGCGGTTGCGCAACGAACCGGGTGCCCTGGTCTCCGCGATGACGGAGTTCTCGATCCGGGACATCGATCTGACGCGCATCGAATCTCGGCCCACCAGAACGGAATTGGGCACGTATATCTTTTTCCTGGATTGTGTCGGACATATCGACGACGCGCCGGTCGCCGAGGCGCTCAAGGCGCTGCACCGCCGGGTGGCCGACGTGCGGTACCTGGGGTCGTGGCCGACCGGAGTGGCTGCCGGCGCGGCGCCGCCGGTCACCGATGAGGCAGCGCAGTGGTTGGCGGGGTTGAGAGAGGGGCAACGCGGATGA
- a CDS encoding DUF2470 domain-containing protein, translating into MRDLTTTIAAPTTAERVRSACARAADATLAADGVTPTTTPVHHLLADGSVALTVPAAGLLAATVTAAGAVGVAAMLELTDLAALPLRERVRSLVWFRGRLHDVPSARVPAMLDLIASEHPHPALLQVNTGSGAGDTDTPYTLVRLEIESVVVADATGAESVPVGALLEARPDPFCAMESHWVQHMESAHRDMVDRLASRLPVTLRHGHVRPLGLDRYGVQLRIEREDGDHDVRLPFTKPVDDVTGLSRAIRTLMGCPFLNGLRARKI; encoded by the coding sequence ATGCGCGACCTCACGACGACAATCGCAGCACCGACCACGGCCGAACGTGTCCGCAGCGCGTGCGCCCGGGCCGCCGACGCGACCCTGGCCGCCGACGGCGTCACACCGACGACCACGCCCGTGCATCACCTGCTGGCCGACGGCTCCGTCGCCCTGACCGTGCCGGCCGCGGGCCTGCTCGCCGCCACCGTCACGGCCGCCGGGGCCGTTGGCGTCGCCGCCATGCTGGAGCTGACCGACCTCGCTGCCCTGCCGCTGCGCGAACGGGTCCGCTCCCTCGTCTGGTTTCGCGGACGTCTCCACGATGTGCCGTCCGCCCGCGTCCCGGCCATGCTCGACCTGATCGCCTCCGAGCACCCGCACCCGGCATTGCTGCAGGTCAACACCGGCTCCGGGGCCGGTGACACCGACACGCCCTACACGCTGGTCCGCCTCGAGATCGAGTCCGTCGTGGTGGCCGACGCCACCGGCGCCGAGTCGGTGCCCGTCGGCGCGCTCCTGGAAGCCCGCCCCGACCCGTTCTGCGCCATGGAGTCGCACTGGGTGCAGCACATGGAGAGCGCGCACCGCGACATGGTCGACCGGCTCGCCAGCCGGCTGCCGGTGACGCTGCGCCACGGCCACGTGCGCCCGCTGGGTCTGGACCGCTACGGCGTCCAGCTGCGCATCGAACGCGAAGACGGCGACCATGACGTCCGGCTGCCGTTCACCAAGCCCGTCGACGACGTCACCGGCCTGAGCCGAGCCATCCGCACCCTGATGGGCTGCCCGTTCCTCAACGGGCTCCGCGCGCGCAAGATCTGA
- a CDS encoding CPBP family intramembrane glutamic endopeptidase: MTGPQQEHTERRALRLEIAVVLAVTFGLSAYTAVVSLAEAVILGLSGQKVALNRRRSPIDFIDFLLNLSPVITLVGWGFLALYLLWRSGFRPAAIGLGRFRWRPDLLGGLGLAALIGLPGLGLYVAGRALGIGVDVVPSTLGDTWWRIPVLLLMAFANAWAEEIIVVGFLLTRLRQLDVSATKSLVLSALLRGAYHLYQGFGAGLGNIAMGLVFGYTWRRTGRLWPLIIGHGVIDAVAFVGYALAARHLGWLHPA, translated from the coding sequence ATGACCGGGCCGCAGCAGGAACACACCGAACGTCGCGCGCTGCGCCTCGAGATCGCCGTGGTGCTGGCCGTGACGTTCGGCCTGTCGGCCTACACGGCCGTGGTCAGCCTGGCCGAGGCCGTCATCCTCGGCTTGTCGGGGCAGAAGGTCGCGCTCAACCGCCGTCGCTCCCCGATCGACTTCATCGACTTCCTGCTCAACCTCAGTCCCGTCATCACCCTGGTCGGCTGGGGCTTCCTGGCGCTGTACCTGTTGTGGCGCAGCGGCTTCCGGCCCGCGGCGATCGGTCTGGGCCGCTTCCGCTGGCGCCCCGATCTGCTGGGCGGTCTGGGCCTGGCCGCGCTGATCGGTCTGCCCGGACTCGGGCTGTACGTGGCCGGCCGGGCGCTGGGCATCGGCGTGGATGTCGTGCCGAGCACGCTCGGCGACACCTGGTGGCGGATTCCGGTGCTGCTGCTGATGGCGTTCGCGAACGCCTGGGCCGAAGAGATCATCGTCGTCGGGTTCCTGCTGACCCGGCTGCGCCAGTTGGACGTCTCGGCGACCAAGTCCCTCGTCCTGTCGGCTCTGCTGCGCGGCGCCTACCACCTGTATCAGGGTTTCGGCGCCGGACTCGGCAACATCGCGATGGGTCTGGTGTTCGGGTACACCTGGCGGCGCACCGGCCGGTTGTGGCCGTTGATCATCGGGCACGGCGTGATCGATGCGGTGGCGTTCGTGGGCTACGCGTTGGCCGCCCGCCATTTGGGCTGGCTGCACCCGGCGTAA
- a CDS encoding ferritin: MTDATRLETKFHQLLQEQIRSEFGASQQYIAVAVYFDGEDLPQLAKHFYAQAVEERNHAMMLVKYLLDRDIDVEIPGVDPVRNTFASPTDALKLALTQERVVTEQISRLASVAREEGDYLGEQFMQWFLKEQVEEVATITTLVKIADRAGENLFNLEDFVARELAGTGAADPTAPAAAGGNL, from the coding sequence ATGACCGACGCGACACGCCTCGAAACGAAATTCCACCAACTGCTCCAGGAACAGATTCGAAGCGAATTCGGCGCGTCTCAGCAATACATTGCGGTGGCCGTGTACTTCGATGGCGAAGACCTCCCCCAGCTCGCCAAGCACTTCTATGCGCAGGCCGTCGAAGAACGCAATCACGCCATGATGCTGGTGAAGTACCTGCTCGATCGCGACATCGACGTCGAGATCCCGGGCGTGGACCCGGTGCGCAACACCTTCGCCTCGCCGACCGATGCGCTCAAGCTCGCACTCACCCAGGAACGCGTCGTCACCGAGCAGATCAGCCGGCTGGCCAGCGTGGCCCGCGAAGAGGGCGACTACCTCGGCGAGCAGTTCATGCAGTGGTTCCTCAAGGAGCAGGTCGAAGAGGTCGCGACCATCACCACGCTGGTGAAGATCGCCGACCGCGCCGGCGAAAACCTGTTCAATCTCGAGGATTTCGTCGCCCGCGAACTGGCGGGCACCGGTGCTGCCGACCCGACCGCGCCCGCGGCCGCCGGCGGCAACCTCTAG
- a CDS encoding glycerophosphodiester phosphodiesterase — protein MGVDGTGGTDGTRHSSFVVAHRGASAERPEHTLAAYELALSQGADGLECDVRLTRDGHLVCVHDRKVDRTSNGTGLVSEMSLAQLRELDYGAWHPSRADGGQSSAGLLTLDDLIRLALDWGRPVKLFIETKHPVRYGALVESKVLALLHRYGIAAPASADLARAVVMSFSAAAVWRIRRAAPMLPTVLLGETSRYLGGSAATTVGATAVGPSITTLREHPELVDHAAAHGRALYCWTVDHYEDVRYCADLGVGWVATNHPGRTKDWLQNGLTGAGRDTGQDAGQDA, from the coding sequence ATGGGCGTGGACGGCACTGGCGGGACGGACGGCACACGCCACAGCTCTTTCGTGGTGGCACACCGTGGCGCATCGGCCGAGCGGCCCGAGCACACGCTGGCGGCCTACGAACTGGCGCTGAGCCAGGGCGCCGACGGCCTCGAATGCGATGTCCGGCTGACCCGCGACGGACATCTGGTGTGTGTCCACGACCGCAAGGTGGACCGCACGTCCAACGGCACCGGGCTGGTCAGTGAGATGAGCCTCGCGCAGCTGCGCGAATTGGATTACGGCGCATGGCATCCCAGCCGGGCCGACGGCGGCCAGAGTTCGGCCGGCCTGCTCACCCTCGACGACCTGATCCGGCTGGCGCTGGACTGGGGCCGGCCGGTGAAGCTGTTCATCGAGACCAAGCACCCCGTGCGGTACGGCGCGCTCGTCGAGAGCAAGGTGCTCGCGCTGCTGCACCGGTACGGCATCGCGGCGCCGGCCTCCGCCGACCTCGCCCGCGCCGTGGTGATGTCGTTCTCGGCGGCGGCGGTGTGGCGGATTCGCCGGGCCGCACCGATGCTGCCGACCGTGCTGCTCGGCGAGACGTCGCGATACCTGGGCGGCAGCGCGGCGACGACGGTCGGTGCGACGGCAGTGGGCCCGTCGATCACCACGCTGCGTGAGCATCCCGAACTGGTCGACCATGCCGCCGCGCATGGGCGTGCGCTGTACTGCTGGACCGTCGACCATTACGAGGACGTGCGCTACTGCGCGGATCTCGGTGTCGGCTGGGTCGCCACCAATCACCCGGGCCGAACCAAGGACTGGTTGCAGAACGGGTTGACGGGCGCGGGCCGGGACACCGGCCAGGACGCCGGGCAGGACGCCTAG
- a CDS encoding DUF4328 domain-containing protein, with product MRDRQRQWCPRCRGPLLAPDAQAPAGQTKSARGYRWIAVRPGPAPKPRRQRPPLGPTPHYDHIPRWGLTEEFAQDPGPPAAPEQTHRGPSTAVVQTVAAITMIALGAAALMHVVRYVLLLINRTVLLNPWVALAGSWLGVAAGVVALFAVLATAIVLTNWLIARRAAAYHRAGTTEPRRRWVLWVGCLVPVVNMFLAPVFVTEMATAENRVNALRRPIGIWWAIWAVSGLVVAWSIVGMFATDPQGIADSTEVTVIAYLMGMLSLAMVLRVYHAFERTQADAPAQRWVVVDAEQAEESGAQSAVPVEPTAEEPAA from the coding sequence GTGCGTGATCGCCAGCGTCAGTGGTGCCCGCGCTGCCGCGGTCCGCTGCTGGCCCCCGACGCGCAGGCGCCGGCCGGGCAGACGAAGTCGGCGCGCGGATACCGGTGGATTGCCGTGCGGCCGGGTCCTGCGCCTAAGCCACGGCGGCAGCGGCCCCCGTTGGGGCCGACCCCGCATTACGACCACATTCCGCGCTGGGGCCTGACCGAAGAGTTCGCCCAGGATCCGGGGCCGCCCGCCGCGCCGGAGCAGACGCATCGCGGACCGTCGACGGCTGTGGTGCAGACGGTCGCGGCCATCACGATGATCGCGCTCGGCGCCGCGGCGTTGATGCATGTCGTGCGCTACGTCCTGCTGCTGATCAACCGCACCGTGCTGCTGAACCCGTGGGTGGCCCTCGCCGGCAGCTGGCTCGGCGTCGCGGCCGGCGTCGTCGCGTTGTTCGCGGTGCTGGCGACGGCGATCGTGCTCACCAACTGGCTGATCGCCCGCCGCGCGGCGGCCTATCACCGCGCCGGCACCACCGAGCCGCGCCGCCGCTGGGTGCTGTGGGTCGGCTGCCTCGTCCCGGTGGTCAACATGTTCCTCGCGCCGGTGTTCGTCACCGAGATGGCCACGGCCGAGAACCGCGTGAATGCGTTGCGCCGCCCGATCGGCATCTGGTGGGCGATCTGGGCCGTGTCGGGTCTGGTCGTCGCGTGGTCCATCGTGGGCATGTTCGCGACGGACCCGCAGGGCATCGCCGACAGCACCGAGGTGACGGTCATCGCGTACCTGATGGGCATGCTGTCGCTGGCGATGGTCCTGCGCGTCTATCACGCCTTCGAACGGACGCAGGCCGACGCACCCGCACAGCGCTGGGTCGTCGTCGACGCGGAGCAGGCCGAAGAATCAGGTGCCCAATCGGCGGTTCCGGTTGAGCCCACAGCGGAGGAACCGGCAGCATAG